The segment ATATTCACGGGCCTCTTCTTCCACCTGACGGCTAAGAGTAACACGTTTATCAAACATTGTAACAACAATACCCCTTATCTGTAGTTCGGGATTTAATGCTTTTTTTACCAGATCTATTGTTCCTGTAAGACGAGCCAGACCTTCAAGGGCATAGTATTCAGACTGTACCGGGATGAGCACGTAGTGACTGGCTGTCAGAGCATTGATCGTTAAAAGGCCCAGGGAGGGGGGGCAATCGATTATAATATACTCGAACATATCCTGAACCCTGGAAAGACAAACCTGAAGGAATCTTTCGCGGTTAAATTCAGATACAAGCTCTATCTCGGCACCTGCTAAATCCTTGGTTGAAGGCAATATATACAGGTCGGAAATAGCAGTTGGATAAATTGCTTTATTTACATCA is part of the Candidatus Margulisiibacteriota bacterium genome and harbors:
- a CDS encoding ParA family protein, whose product is MNKKNIYCIVNQKGGVGKTTTAVSLASILGKKNHKTLLIDLDPQANATSGLGLYDKTFTYTVYDVLLKSVDVNKAIYPTAISDLYILPSTKDLAGAEIELVSEFNRERFLQVCLSRVQDMFEYIIIDCPPSLGLLTINALTASHYVLIPVQSEYYALEGLARLTGTIDLVKKALNPELQIRGIVVTMFDKRVTLSRQVEEEAREYFKEKVFQTVIPRNVRLSEAPSFGEPIIIYDKKSKGAKAYKNLVKEIFYGQ